Proteins from one Bactrocera tryoni isolate S06 unplaced genomic scaffold, CSIRO_BtryS06_freeze2 ctg7180000340161_QRY, whole genome shotgun sequence genomic window:
- the LOC120779369 gene encoding uncharacterized protein LOC120779369: MVNNNLWWHGPQWLTLDPIHWPVTKKSSDTTLELRPIKTFVNTTQEDILDRFSSLPKAIRVVAYLLRFCSNASPNKTQQSYTTLEITPEEFNTTRTKLIILSQKKYFQEEYEALTQKTSIPKKSTILTLNPLIDPKGIMRVNGRLSNSAALSYNERYPIILPYSSRLAKLLTQFTHLITLHGGNQLVLRLMRSEFWIPKLKTLIKSTIHQCKTCVLHKKRNTTQIMAALPAERTTLTRPFAATGIDFAGPYDIKNYTGRACLITKGYVCVFVCFATKAIHLEPVSDLTTNAFMAAFARFFSRRGCPADLYSDNGTNFVGASKLLIKDRREFMKSLKTQLTASEAHQNINWHFNPPGAPHMGGLWEAGVKSLKSHLKKVSQNQKFTFEELATFLTRIESCLNSRPLSPLSEDPTNLERLTPGHFLIVTWPLKAVRSPFAAAKAAPHSLCDPSARLVASAHSPTKEPWQDACIALKRPFPPFERSVEIRIARPDVPSAVPLLEKNEEVPIAQPGVLSAVHQSERTNTSPVDCVKTTIDWKRVQNSP, from the exons ATGGTTAATAATAACCTCTGGTGGCACGGACCCCAATGGCTAACACTCGACCCAATACACTGGCCAGTTACCAAAAAATCAAGCGATACAACACTGGAACTCCGGCCAATCAAGACCTTCGTGAATACAACACAAGAGGATATCCTGGATAGATTCTCGTCCTTACCCAAAGCCATTCGAGTTGTAGCATATTTGTTACGATTCTGTTCGAATGCGTCACCCAATAAAACACAACAGTCATACACGACGTTGGAAATAACTCCAGAGGAGTTCAACACTACCCGCACGAAGCTAATTATTTTATCCCAAAAGAAGTATTTCCAAGAAGAGTATGAAGCCTTAACCCAGAAAACCAGCATACCcaaaaaaagtacaattttgACACTAAACCCTTTAATCGATCCCAAAGGAATAATGCGAGTTAATGGTCGGTTGAGCAATTCAGCGGCATTATCATACAACGAACGTTATCCGATTATATTACCCTATAGCAGTCGATTAGCCAAACTACTCACCCAATTTACCCACCTAATAACCCTTCATGGCGGCAACCAGCTAGTCTTACGACTTATGCGTTCGGAATTCTGGATACCGAAGCTGAAAACCCTCATCAAGTCTACCATTCATCAGTGCAAAACTTGCGTTTTGCACAAAAAGCGTAACACTactcagattatggcagcactacCCGCAGAACGTACCACCTTAACCCGTCCATTCGCAGCAACAGGAATCGATTTCGCCGGTCCCTATGACATAAAAAATTACACCGGCAGAGCATGTCTGATCACAAAAGGTTATGTAtgcgtatttgtttgttttgcaacCAAAGCAATACATCTAGAGCCAGTAAGTGATCTCACCACCAACGCATTCATGGCCGCATTCGCACGTTTCTTTTCCAGGCGCGGATGTCCCGCCGATCTCTATTCGGACAATGGAACTAATTTCGTTGGAGCGtctaaacttttaattaaagatCGGCGAGAATTCATGAAGTCATTGAAAACTCAATTAACAGCTAGTGAAGCACACCAAAACATCAACTGGCACTTTAATCCTCCAGGAGCTCCACACATGGGTGGACTCTGGGAAGCAGGAGTGAAAAGTTTAAAGAGCCACTTGAAAAAGGTGTCTCAGAACCAGAAATTCACTTTCGAAGAACTAGCAACCTTTTTAACCCGAATCGAAAGTTGCTTGAATTCTCGCCCTTTAAGCCCATTAAGTGAAGACCCAACAAATTTAGAACGTTTAACTCCAGGTCATTTCTTAATAG TGACATGGCCCCTCAAAGCAGTACGAAGTCCATTTGCAGCCGCCAAAGCAGCCCCACATTCACTGTGCGATCCCTCAGCTCGACTCGTAGCATCAGCCCACTCTCCGACGAAGGAACCCTGGCAAGACGCCTGCATCGCTTTAAAGCGACCCTTTCCCCCATTCGAGAGGAGCGTGGAAATACGAATCGCACGGCCCGACGTACCATCAGCCGTTCCCCTATTAGAGAAGAACGAGGAAGTACCCATCGCACAGCCCGGCGTACTATCAGCCGTTCATCAAAGCGAACGCACAAACACGTCGCCTGTGGATTGTGTAAAAACGACCATCGACTGGAAACGTGTTCAAAATTCACCATAA